From a region of the Phaeodactylum tricornutum CCAP 1055/1 chromosome 4, whole genome shotgun sequence genome:
- a CDS encoding predicted protein, translated as MEKNRRATGSVSRKRVGAFVCFSLRCLCSPIVTAMGLERVETIPEVVPMPTIAATRSQRFPSAEERLKIYMSNWYAPSCPGYTEGLVRYAYDKPSTEKRWTSLILREMEDQANATTWQFESIIAPDTAFFLDRATLMDCLRGETEGSPEFADRIEFRHNMHMYCSDVADSVMTAIDHVSLEAGKQSTVPTLLQFGDLPHSHVFRFLNIPVFKKFRTGATRLAVADSVAPTCVDGPRAALETLQKTTYRQPIVWKLATNRHYRLIHKVYREDMPWAGKRNMAVFRGQLTGSLTYNKRVSDEENCMSMRRCRLVYTHANSTLVNARLTSTRNRLPNVLNGVSLVEESVPLRRLLSFKAIIMLEGNDVASGLKWALLSQSVVLMPPPKVTSWALEELLEPWVHYIPLSPDASDLEEKMAWVIDNDDIAQTISERGTLWMEDLCFHPDANDDDRWIQEEMVRRYRSHFVEARKPLELTA; from the coding sequence ATGGAGAAGAATAGAAGAGCTACAGGATCGGTCAGCAGGAAGCGGGTGGGAGCATTCGTCTGCTTCTCATTGCGATGCCTTTGCAGCCCGATCGTCACTGCCATGGGACTGGAGCGCGTGGAAACGATTCCGGAGGTTGTACCGATGCCCACAATTGCAGCTACCCGGTCGCAGCGCTTTCCATCCGCGGAAGAAAGGCTGAAGATATACATGTCGAACTGGTATGCTCCCAGCTGTCCGGGTTATACAGAAGGTCTGGTTCGATACGCCTACGATAAACCGTCTACCGAAAAGCGATGGACCAGCTTGATCCTGCGCGAAATGGAAGACCAGGCCAATGCCACTACTTGGCAGTTCGAAAGCATAATAGCGCCCGACACGGCCTTCTTTCTGGACCGCGCTACGCTTATGGACTGTCTCCGTGGAGAAACCGAAGGTTCTCCGGAGTTTGCCGATCGAATTGAATTCCGCCACAATATGCACATGTACTGCTCCGATGTTGCGGACTCGGTCATGACCGCTATCGATCATGTGAGTTTGGAAGCGGGCAAACAATCAACCGTCCCAACACTCCTGCAATTCGGGGATCTTCCACATTCGCACGTGTTCCGCTTTCTAAATATTCCGGTCTTCAAAAAATTTCGTACTGGGGCGACCCGCCTTGCCGTAGCAGATTCCGTTGCCCCAACATGCGTGGACGGGCCCCGTGCTGCGCTTGAAACCTTACAAAAGACGACCTACCGACAACCTATTGTTTGGAAACTGGCCACCAATCGCCACTACCGGCTAATTCACAAAGTTTATCGGGAAGACATGCCTTGGGCAGGCAAAAGGAATATGGCTGTCTTTCGGGGCCAATTGACGGGCTCTCTGACCTACAACAAGAGAGTTTCGGACGAAGAGAATTGTATGAGTATGCGGCGTTGTCGTCTTGTGTACACGCACGCCAACAGTACCTTGGTAAACGCGCGACTAACATCCACCCGCAACCGCCTACCCAACGTTTTGAACGGCGTTTCCCTCGTGGAGGAATCAGTACCGCTTCGTAGATTACTATCTTTTAAAGCCATTATCAtgttggaaggaaacgatgTTGCATCGGGTCTCAAATGGGCGCTGCTATCCCAGTCAGTGGTATTGATGCCGCCACCGAAGGTCACATCCTGGGCACTAGAAGAATTGCTGGAACCTTGGGTGCACTACATTCCTCTCAGTCCCGACGCGAGTGATCTTGAGGAGAAAATGGCGTGGGTGattgacaacgacgataTCGCACAGACTATCTCGGAACGAGGAACGCTGTGGATGGAGGACTTGTGCTTTCATCCAGATGCCAACGATGATGATAGATGGATTCAAGAGGAAATGGTGCGTCGGTATCGCAGCCATTTCGTGGAAGCGAGAAAACCGTTGGAGTTGACTGCGTGA
- the CMK gene encoding 4-diphosphocytidyl-2c-methyl-d-erythritol kinase (4-diphosphocytidyl-2C-methyl-D-erythritol kinase (also called IspE): MEP pathway for isoprenoid biosynthesis; chloroplast precursor), whose translation MYFASAHVLFLAALSREAVAFTDNRFPIFNHPSAKVTTTSSLSAYTETNESSRGKISERTLTLFSPCKINLFLRIIRKREDGFHDLASLFQAIGFGDTLELTSIDSDADEFTCNMPGVPVDNSNLVLRAIQLMREKTGEKQSFRANLIKQVPAQAGLGGGSANAATAMWGVNELMGRPASLDQMVEWSGALGSDITFFLSRGTAYCTGRGEIMSSIDPPLPSGTKICIVKIDIGLSTPSVFKALDYDKLSNLNADDVLLPTFLRGIDQVPDSYFVNDLETPAFKCIPELRSLKEELLGVAGFDHVMMSGSGTSIFCLGEPKDNKDFHDRFVSRKGLQVFFSEFISRPEGVWFEKP comes from the exons ATGTATTTCGCCTCAGCACACGTATTATTCTTAGCGGCACTGTCTCGAGAGGCTGTAGCCTTCACTGACAATCGCTTTCCGATCTTCAACCATCCGTCTGCCAAGGTCACCACGACCAGCAGTCTCAGCGCTTATACAGAAACAAATGAATCGTCGAGGGGAAAAATCTCTGAAAGAACATTGACGCTCTTCAGTCCGTGCAAGATCAATCTCTTCTTGAGGATAATTCGAAAACGAGAAGACGGTTTCCATGATCTTGCCAGTCTATTTCAAGCGATTGGTTTTGGCGACACTCTGGAGCTGACATCAATCGACTCCGATGCAGACGAATTTACATGCAACATGCCGGGTGTTCCCGTAGACAACTCAAATCTAGTGCTACGAGCTATCCAACTAATGCGAGAAAAAACGGGTGAAAAGCAATCCTTTCGAGCCAATCTGATCAAACAAGTACCCGCCCAAGCGGGACTTGGTGGGGGATCGGCAAACGCTGCCACGGCGATGTGGGGCGTCAACGAACTGATGGGGCGTCCTGCATCATTGGACCAA ATGGTTGAATGGTCAGGGGCTCTTGGAAGTGACATTACGTTCTTTCTGAGTAGAGGAACCGCATACTGTACTGGTCGCGGCGAGATCATGTCCTCCATTGATCCGCCTCTTCCTTCAGGAACGAAGATATGCATAGTAAAAATCGATATTGGCTTGTCGACGCCATCTGTTTTCAAAGCACTGGACTACGATAAATTGAGTAATCTGAATGCTGACGACGTTTTATTGCCTACTTTTCTGCGAGGAATTGACCAGGTACCTGACTCTTACTTTGTAAACGACTTGGAGACACCGGCTTTTAAATGTATTCCGGAGCTGCGTAGTCTCAAAGAAGAATTATTGGGAGTGGCCGGATTCGACCACGTGATGATGTCGGGGAGCGGTACGAGCATCTTTTGCCTGGGCGAGCCGAAGGATAACAAGGACTTTCACGACAGATTCGTAAGTCGGAAAGGGCTACAGGTATTCTTCTCGGAGTTCATTAGTAGGCCGGAAGGGGTCTGGTTTGAGAAACCCTAG
- a CDS encoding predicted protein, producing MMSTVSGRVAVVTGSNKGIGYFIALQLGLSNLFEHVLLACRDESRAADAVASLQAQLPNKVKVSSASLTLGNTESHRAFAKQMEESFGKVDVLVNNAGFAFKGSDSTPFKEQCTPTLDINFRGTVDLTNRLLPLIEKGTDPRVVNVASMAGRLAQLSPELQSKFSSNDLTMAELESLVDQFETAVHDGTQKDKGWGSSNYGISKLAVIAATKVWAREYANKGTVSINCCCPGYCKTDMTSAKGVRDPADGAKNAVIPATMENPPTGQFFENFKVGQW from the coding sequence ATGATGAGTACTGTTTCCGGACGCGTTGCCGTCGTGACTGGATCCAACAAGGGCATTGGTTACTTCATTGCCTTGCAATTAGGCCTTTCGAATCTGTTTGAGCACGTATTGCTTGCGTGTCGGGACGAATCGCGAGCAGCCGACGCAGTGGCTTCGCTGCAAGCTCAGCTCCCGAACAAGGTCAAGGTTTCCTCCGCGAGTCTCACCCTAGGCAATACGGAATCACACCGGGCCTTTGCCAAACAAATGGAGGAATCCTTTGGGAAAGTTGATGTTCTGGTAAACAATGCGGGGTTTGCTTTCAAGGGTTCAGATTCAACTCCCTTTAAAGAACAATGCACGCCTACGTTGGACATTAACTTTCGTGGTACGGTAGATTTGACCAATCGCCTATTGCCGTTGATAGAAAAGGGAACAGATCCACGCGTGGTGAACGTTGCCAGTATGGCGGGACGCCTGGCCCAACTGTCCCCCGAACTGCAAAGCAAgttttcgtccaacgatTTGACCATGGCCGAATTGGAATCGCTAGTCGATCAGTTTGAAACGGCTGTTCATGACGGTACACAAAAGGACAAGGGATGGGGAAGTTCCAACTACGGGATCAGCAAACTGGCGGTCATTGCCGCTACCAAAGTCTGGGCGCGGGAGTACGCCAACAAGGGAACCGTCTCGATCAATTGTTGCTGTCCCGGCTATTGCAAAACCGATATGACCAGTGCAAAAGGTGTCCGTGATCCGGCGGATGGTGCCAAGAATGCGGTGATCCCAGCGACCATGGAGAATCCTCCCACAGGACAATTCTTTGAAAACTTTAAAGTCGGCCAATGGTAA
- a CDS encoding predicted protein, protein MMNSAYDDEDDDGGFGPNPFRVNHNDLLDIPLPNPTPQQQPQQQYAASNVMLNQPLNQPDPQSGMTGSFQLPPASPPYHPPQNVQQAQQNQQQHFLPGSPSQLRGAMDQQALPGSRKAPYGGTDEIASTPTSLLSWRSCVKCVRLDSYVQYFDMDTRDILLRLKASVTTFWQPDQFRTAVLGDPSTADENDLSNLKGPDLYGPLWVSMTLIFVLAVTSNLSAYLHHWQKVKRADDATQVDAFEFDIRHLVRASSVVMTMTVGVPTVLFLACVCVGMSGIPWALWVCCYGYAQVPFLLAAAVVWVWPHEIWEWSVLLAAMVVSGTLVLRNMSTPLLSQDVSASQSKAAPIAIAILACHVIYAGVLKVSFYE, encoded by the coding sequence ATGATGAACTCTGcgtacgacgacgaggacgacgacggcgggTTTGGACCGAATCCCTTTCGTGTCAACCATAACGATCTATTGGATATACCGTTGCCGAATCCCACTcctcaacaacaaccacaacaacagtacGCGGCGTCCAATGTCATGTTGAATCAGCCGTTGAATCAACCGGATCCTCAGTCGGGAATGACGGGTTCCTTTCAGTTGCCCCCTGCCTCTCCACCGTACCATCCGCCGCAAAACGTACAACAAGCACAACAAAACCAGCAACAGCACTTTCTACCGGGAAGTCCTTCGCAACTCCGAGGAGCCATGGATCAGCAAGCACTCCCCGGTAGTCGCAAAGCTCCGTACGGTGGAACGGACGAAATCGCCTCCACGCCCACGTCCTTGCTCAGTTGGCGTTCCTGTGTCAAGTGCGTTCGTTTGGATTCCTACGTACAGTACTTTGATATGGACACTCGGGACATTTTGCTCCGTCTCAAAGCCTCCGTCACCACCTTTTGGCAACCCGATCAATTCCGTACCGCCGTGTTGGGAGATCCATCCACGgccgacgaaaacgatcTTTCCAACTTGAAAGGCCCGGATTTGTACGGACCTCTTTGGGTGAGCATGACTTTGATTTTCGTTTTGGCCGTCACCAGCAACCTCTCGGCATATTTGCATCACTGGCAAAAGGTAAAGCGCGCGGACGATGCTACCCAAGTGGACGCTTTTGAATTCGACATTCGCCATCTCGTGCGCGCCTCCAGTGTCGTCATGACCATGACCGTGGGTGTCCCCACGGTGCTCTTCTTGGCCTGCGTTTGTGTCGGCATGTCGGGCATTCCGTGGGCTCTCTGGGTCTGTTGCTACGGATACGCCCAGGTCCCCTTTTTGTTGGCCGCGGCCGTTGTCTGGGTTTGGCCGCACGAAATCTGGGAATGGAGTGTGCTGCTTGCCGCCATGGTTGTATCCGGAACGCTTGTGCTGCGAAATATGAGTACACCGTTACTCAGTCAAGACGTGTCCGCTAGTCAATCCAAGGCGGCGCCGATCGCCATTGCGATATTGGCGTGTCACGTCATCTACGCCGGGGTCTTGAAAGTGTCGTTTTACGAATGA
- a CDS encoding predicted protein has translation MTFPDLATVTEVLRQEIPDPSVLRLYLCQIGRAALGDGDNGDTTASQARTVWTSLAITDQQEDLSSLLVDVLWLVTMSSSVSSDSALPQLLVRDTVQAYPWTRTALVQTLDARLLQDATLIPNQADFQKKLRQYNTATFYRQNKWNLLHEESEGYSKLLQFLLSVSNEHLHFASSTNIPSSSDNISRLETLIGTFSLDPNRVLDLLLNVLELAFANPKEAPGSPGTETSTSTASRMVALLVALPSDNLPKLLAFEFQGRPLQQQTPLLKVMAFLAAHDALDVEKMLSFLPSSWMDSANDLEVAWRKQETSRVRDLGKVRLSSPAPVANGTHEPGSEQQSAVQQLHTTLVSSPAIQFLQTLFVTQPLRAWPLARKVGVVNWSQLCTLLPDTIGVALIDWTHQEIQPLLQRRVAPVPWTESCREQKGDTASDDAMDINNGDKRKDRDTLSFLLHIVVEPLSYVKNSGCIVLRPVFFSQLCRLLAAYNNDTTEEEVSEKVLAFYKSFLLPTLSLFPSSPSRSAEVWTVMQPLSYRTRYALYKSWRGTGLERAGLHDSAKPLWQVSGEIQAGKDARYQLKRLSKDTIRDVSRGVAKVCHHHPLVVFSTILSQIESYDNLVEVMVDALRFVTPLSLDVLGFCILSRLSGSGDNGFVNRSRLKEDGVNVSQWLQSLESFTGYFYKRFPSMELRGILCYLIGRLKDGHVMELGMLRTLLKTAGGWAFADYSPAANLSMTQLEGRAGSTALQRETMSFGVIERFNLSASNAVRRVLQTDGAGVSLLILLAQVRHQIIFEGSSTDPPKPVKLIGNLVDTCQSVMTVLLNFLIADPAGMNGQTASSIVKIATFMPSLEKLCTDYGMDVAFAWMLCRPFIRKAAINKDLPNALSAFRISSELQMIYKASLPSITWDYISTTLFEIFYTKSLYDLFCPEEVYASEIARLEKEGERFAIQKDASPSTSVQPGNAPVASIQDEINRCETTVVKLKADLAKQKRHVAESRKTIQELAADLFESKTANEESATAFLTRCVFPRCMQGPDDALYCAHFVKFLHEIETPGFGTLYIFDVTVVSLSRALFGMTEGEAANVSILLCEIWKVASKWRYEKDSFDTEITGKPCSMLLNKKRGSIQPVSYAEFEVLYNRWHAAIGAAAIGCLQSSEYIHTRNCLIVLKRMVEVYPTRPRLGNELLEALVPLQDEGNKFADIRASAQAFSTQLLRARDDGVWKEEDPAIVKARRATEQAAAVARQKKVEEQMAELKRDSEKITEEIGEWDNNHRGDRRRPLPAVGTRDSRAPLPREVEDGRRARGQENGDRSRSQEARHAPTDASRGRLEDPGGSSRREPQRDDRWSRGARQGDNFSTLATSGRREDPSREEAPRGFEGRFQRPRQDPPQPIPPRTATKRSRPSSPSEPGESSEPLLQRSKRPRIDDIDKDDGRHPVRRRGGRR, from the coding sequence ATGACATTCCCCGACCTGGCGACCGTCACTGAAGTCTTGCGGCAGGAAATACCGGATCCATCGGTGCTTCGCCTTTACCTGTGTCAGATCGGAAGAGCTGCTTTGGGAGACGGTGACAACGGAGACACTACTGCCTCGCAGGCTCGTACCGTATGGACGAGTTTGGCCATTACAGACCAGCAGGAGGATCTCTCCTCTTTGCTCGTGGATGTTTTGTGGTTGGTTAcgatgtcgtcgtccgtgTCCAGTGACTCCGCACTCCCGCAACTGCTCGTGCGAGATACCGTGCAGGCCTATCCGTGGACTCGCACCGCTCTCGTACAAACACTCGACGCTCGACTCTTACAGGACGCGACACTCATTCCGAATCAGGCAGATTTTCAAAAGAAACTCCGACAGTACAATACCGCCACCTTTTATCGCCAAAACAAGTGGAACTTGTTGCACGAAGAGTCGGAAGGATACAGCAAGCTTCTCCAATTCTTGCTTTCCGTATCGAATGAACACTTACACTTTGCATCCTCGACGAACATAccgtcttcgtccgacaaTATCTCGCGTTTGGAAACTCTGATCGGCACCTTCTCCTTGGATCCCAATCGAGTACTCGATTTGCTGTTAAACGTGCTCGAGCTTGCCTTTGCCAATCCAAAGGAAGCGCCGGGATCACCCGGCACCGAAACCTCCACATCCACGGCAAGTCGTATGGTTGCGTTGCTGGTCGCTCTACCCTCGGACAACTTGCCAAAATTGCTCGCCTTTGAATTTCAAGGACGGCCACTACAACAGCAAACGCCACTGTTGAAGGTCATGGCGTTTTTGGCCGCACATGATGCTTTGGACGTGGAAAAAATGCTCTCGTTTTTGCCGTCGTCATGGATGGATTCGGCGAACGATTTGGAAGTCGCCTGGCGGAAACAGGAAACTTCACGGGTACGGGATTTAGGCAAGGTGCGCTTGTCCTCACCGGCTCCGGTCGCCAACGGCACACACGAGCCCGGGTCGGAACAGCAGTCCGCAGTACAGCAACTACACACGACACTCGTCTCCTCGCCAGCGATACAGTTTTTGCAAACCCTGTTTGTAACGCAGCCGTTACGTGCCTGGCCGTTGGCACGAAAGGTGGGTGTGGTAAACTGGTCGCAACTTTGCACACTCCTACCCGACACGATTGGTGTGGCTTTGATCGATTGGACGCACCAAGAAATTCAGCCCCTGCTGCAACGTCGAGTCGCTCCCGTGCCATGGACGGAATCGTGTCGCGAACAGAAGGGTGATACTGCGTCGGACGATGCCATGGACATAAACAATGGCGACAAGCGAAAGGACAGAGACACATTGTCCTTTTTGCTCCATATTGTGGTTGAACCACTGTCATACGTCAAAAATTCAGGATGCATCGTGCTGCGGCCTGTCTTTTTCAGTCAGCTGTGTCGCCTTTTGGCGGCTtacaacaacgacacaaCCGAGGAGGAAGTGTCCGAGAAAGTACTTGCGTTCTATAAATCTTTTCTGCTTCCCACGCTTAGTTTGTTCCCGTCGAGTCCGTCCCGATCTGCAGAAGTATGGACTGTAATGCAGCCCCTGTCCTATCGCACTCGGTATGCCTTGTACAAGTCGTGGCGGGGTACCGGGCTGGAGCGTGCTGGACTACACGATAGCGCGAAACCACTTTGGCAAGTCAGTGGCGAGATACAAGCCGGAAAGGATGCACGTTACCAGCTTAAGCGTCTTTCTAAAGACACTATTCGGGACGTTAGTCGGGGTGTCGCGAAAGtttgtcatcatcatccttTGGTTGTCTTTTCCACTATTCTCAGTCAGATTGAATCCTACGACAACCTTGTGGAGGTCATGGTGGATGCATTGCGGTTCGTGACACCGCTGTCGTTGGATGTCCTGGGATTTTGCATTTTGAGCCGATTAAGTGGAAGTGGTGACAACGGCTTTGTAAATCGATCTCGTCTAAAGGAAGACGGCGTCAATGTATCGCAATGGTTGCAATCGCTGGAATCGTTTACGGGGTACTTTTATAAACGTTTTCCTTCGATGGAGCTACGCGGAATACTATGCTACCTGATTGGACGTCTCAAGGATGGTCACGTTATGGAATTGGGAATGCTGCGGACGCTCTTGAAGACTGCAGGGGGTTGGGCGTTTGCGGACTACTCGCCGGCCGCAAATTTGTCAATGACACAATTGGAGGGTCGAGCTGGATCAACCGCACTACAACGCGAAACAATGTCGTTTGGTGTCATCGAAAGATTTAATCTGTCTGCTTCCAACGCGGTACGGAGAGTGTTACAAACTGATGGAGCGGGAGTTTCACTGCTCATTCTCCTGGCCCAAGTTCGACATCAAATCATTTTTGAAGGGTCCTCTACGGATCCACCAAAGCCAGTCAAGCTGATTGGTAACTTGGTCGACACATGTCAATCTGTGATGACGGTTCTTTTAAACTTTCTCATTGCTGATCCGGCGGGGATGAATGGACAGACCGCTTCTTCTATTGTGAAGATTGCAACTTTTATGCCTTCGCTGGAGAAACTTTGCACTGATTATGGTATGGATGTTGCTTTCGCATGGATGCTTTGTCGCCCATTTATCAGAAAGGCTGCCATAAATAAAGATTTGCCGAACGCTTTATCAGCCTTTCGGATATCGTCAGAATTACAAATGATCTACAAAGCGAGTTTGCCATCAATAACGTGGGATTATATTTCGACAACACTCTTCGAGATATTTTATACCAAGTCGTTGTACGACCTTTTCTGCCCTGAAGAAGTGTACGCCAGCGAGATTGCTCGactggaaaaggaaggaGAACGATTCGCGATTCAAAAGGATGCATCACCTTCAACCTCGGTTCAGCCTGGGAATGCACCTGTTGCGTCAATTCAAGACGAAATCAACCGCTGTGAGACAACAGTCGTCAAATTGAAAGCTGACCTTGCAAAGCAGAAGCGGCATGTAGCAGAAAGTCGCAAAACGATACAGGAACTTGCTGCGGACCTTTTTGAATCAAAAACAGCCAATGAAGAATCTGCAACAGCATTTTTGACTCGTTGTGTATTTCCACGCTGCATGCAAGGACCAGATGATGCCCTGTATTGCGCCCACTTCGTCAAGTTCCTTCACGAGATAGAGACACCCGGTTTCGGTACCCTGTATATATTCGACGTGACCGTCGTTTCGCTTTCACGAGCACTCTTTGGCATGACTGAAGGGGAGGCCGCTAATGTCTCGATTCTACTGTGCGAGATTTGGAAGGTTGCCAGTAAATGGCGCTACGAGAAGGACAGCTTCGATACAGAGATCACGGGGAAGCCGTGTTCCATGCTTCTCAACAAGAAACGAGGTTCGATTCAACCAGTATCTTATGCAGAGTTTGAGGTGCTGTACAACAGATGGCATGCCGCCATTGGAGCCGCCGCAATAGGTTGTTTACAGTCTTCTGAATACATCCATACGCGTAACTGTCTGATCGTATTGAAGCGCATGGTAGAAGTCTATCCAACACGACCAAGACTTGGAAATGAACTTCTAGAAGCTCTCGTACCGTTACAGGACGAAGGCAATAAATTCGCTGACATCCGAGCTTCTGCACAAGCGTTCAGTACCCAGCTTCTTCGGGCTAGGGATGATGGAGTCTGGAAAGAAGAGGATCCCGCCATTGTGAAGGCACGGCGAGCCACAGAGCAGGCTGCAGCTGTTGCCCGTCAAAAGAAAGTCGAGGAACAAATGGCGGAGCTCAAGCGGGATTCTGAAAAGATAACAGAAGAGATCGGGGAATGGGACAATAACCACCGCGGTGACCGAAGACGTCCGCTTCCTGCCGTCGGTACCAGAGATTCAAGAGCTCCGTTACCTCGCGAAGTGGAAGATGGACGCCGTGCAAGAGGTCAAGAGAATGGAGATCGCAGTCGTAGCCAGGAAGCCCGTCATGCACCTACGGACGCATCTAGAGGACGCCTTGAGGACCCTGGAGGGAGTTCTCGACGAGAACCTCAAAGAGATGATCGTTGGTCACGTGGGGCTCGGCAAGGCGATAACTTTTCGACATTGGCTACTTCTGGCCGCAGGGAAGATCCTTCACGAGAAGAGGCACCGCGAGGATTCGAAGGTCGATTCCAGCGTCCTCGACAAGACCCACCCCAGCCAATACCCCCTCGCACTGCCACGAAGCGAAGCCGTCCTTCTTCACCGTCCGAACCTGGCGAGAGCAGCGAGCCATTGCTGCAGAGATCAAAGCGGCCTCGTATCGACGacatcgacaaagacgacggcCGACACCCTGTTCGTAGACGTGGCGGCAGACGGTAG